The following coding sequences are from one SAR86 cluster bacterium window:
- the yacG gene encoding DNA gyrase inhibitor YacG, with protein sequence MKCLNCKKEISKSDRSDFKPFCSERCRSLDLSNWLSEKNVISTTFDSKANLD encoded by the coding sequence GTGAAATGTCTAAACTGTAAAAAAGAAATCTCGAAAAGTGATCGAAGTGACTTTAAACCTTTTTGTTCAGAAAGATGCAGATCACTAGATTTATCAAATTGGTTAAGTGAAAAAAATGTTATCTCAACAACTTTTGACTCTAAAGCTAATCTCGATTAA
- the coaE gene encoding dephospho-CoA kinase (Dephospho-CoA kinase (CoaE) performs the final step in coenzyme A biosynthesis.) encodes MFVVGLTGGIGSGKSAATSIFEDLGIDVVDADLASREAVLPGSKSLSEIQKKFGNKILLEDKSLNRAKLREIIFDSYEDKVWLEKLLHPEIRNIIQSKLKKSSSEYVILVSPLLFETDQHEFCNDTILIDSSLDSQISRTSKRDSVSKDSVKKIISAQMSREEKLKIATIVIKNDDSLEQLETNVKKVHKNLLKKIYR; translated from the coding sequence ATGTTCGTTGTTGGGTTAACTGGGGGAATAGGTTCAGGTAAATCAGCTGCTACATCTATTTTTGAAGATTTAGGAATAGACGTAGTTGATGCTGATTTAGCATCCAGGGAAGCGGTATTACCTGGCTCGAAATCTCTAAGTGAAATTCAAAAGAAATTCGGAAACAAAATACTCCTTGAAGATAAAAGTTTGAACAGGGCAAAGTTAAGGGAAATAATTTTTGACAGCTATGAAGATAAAGTTTGGTTAGAGAAACTATTACATCCAGAAATAAGAAATATTATTCAATCTAAATTAAAAAAATCATCGTCAGAGTATGTTATTTTAGTTTCGCCTTTATTATTTGAGACAGATCAACATGAATTTTGTAATGATACTATTTTGATTGACTCTTCATTAGATTCGCAAATATCTAGAACTTCAAAAAGAGATTCTGTTTCAAAAGATTCTGTAAAGAAAATAATTTCAGCTCAAATGTCTCGAGAAGAAAAATTAAAAATTGCAACGATAGTCATCAAAAATGACGATTCTTTAGAGCAACTTGAAACAAATGTTAAAAAAGTACACAAGAATCTTTTAAAAAAAATATATAGGTGA
- a CDS encoding NAD(P)-binding protein yields the protein MRVAIIGSGISGLSSAFFLAKKNKIDIFEKNNRLGGHTHTHKIKLDNEVNVDSGFIVFNKKNYPNLTKLFNELGLEFHICDMSLSVHTKDFQWSSKKFSKAKNLLSLKNLKFISEIIKFNYLAKSNSSSEPIEKWIKENNFSRNFSESYLYPMIAAIWSGSSERMKDYPASSLANFLNNHGLLNLFRGPQWFSIKGGSNQYIEKIIEKGNLNNIFLDSKVAIKRVKNKIILENNGEKREYDKLIMACNAKEIIGSILDLGKNEISILKNFAFTENKVCLHTDESLMPLNKEEWCSWNVNKDSNSEFVTYWMNNLQDLKTSKNIFVSIGDFKIRDNKEHRSMIYEHPFYNLDTFLGQKNVDGIQGLNNTFYCGAYLGYGFHEDGINSALKVSKLIEK from the coding sequence ATGCGAGTCGCAATCATTGGTTCTGGGATAAGCGGTTTATCAAGCGCTTTCTTTCTAGCAAAAAAAAACAAAATAGATATTTTTGAAAAAAATAACCGACTCGGCGGCCATACTCATACACATAAAATAAAATTAGATAATGAGGTAAATGTTGATTCAGGTTTTATAGTTTTTAATAAGAAGAACTATCCGAACTTAACCAAACTTTTTAATGAGCTAGGTCTAGAATTTCATATATGTGATATGTCATTGAGTGTGCACACAAAAGATTTTCAGTGGAGTTCAAAAAAATTCTCAAAGGCAAAAAATCTCTTATCCTTAAAAAACTTAAAGTTCATATCTGAAATAATAAAGTTTAACTACCTTGCTAAATCTAATTCATCTTCGGAGCCTATTGAAAAATGGATAAAAGAAAATAATTTTTCAAGAAATTTTTCTGAGTCCTATCTCTATCCAATGATTGCGGCAATATGGTCTGGATCTTCTGAGAGGATGAAAGATTATCCTGCGAGTTCTTTGGCAAATTTTCTGAATAATCACGGTTTATTAAATCTTTTTAGAGGTCCTCAATGGTTTTCTATTAAAGGAGGAAGCAATCAATACATAGAAAAAATTATTGAGAAAGGAAATTTAAATAATATATTTCTTGATTCTAAGGTAGCAATTAAAAGAGTTAAAAATAAAATAATTCTAGAAAACAACGGGGAAAAACGCGAATATGACAAATTAATAATGGCTTGCAATGCTAAAGAAATAATTGGATCTATTCTTGATCTGGGAAAAAATGAAATTTCTATTTTGAAAAACTTTGCTTTTACAGAAAATAAAGTTTGTTTACATACCGACGAGTCACTTATGCCTTTAAATAAAGAGGAATGGTGCTCATGGAATGTGAATAAAGACTCAAACTCAGAATTTGTCACTTATTGGATGAATAATCTTCAGGATCTTAAAACGAGCAAAAATATATTTGTTTCAATTGGAGATTTCAAGATAAGAGACAATAAAGAACACAGGAGTATGATCTATGAGCATCCATTTTATAATTTAGATACTTTCCTGGGACAAAAAAATGTTGACGGCATTCAAGGATTGAATAACACTTTTTATTGCGGGGCTTACCTAGGCTATGGCTTTCATGAAGATGGAATAAATTCCGCCCTTAAAGTCAGTAAATTAATTGAGAAATAA
- a CDS encoding DUF1365 domain-containing protein — protein sequence MKKFFFDGDVFHRRVKGKNHKFLYPYKSFYLEGFYNFDEKRSVIPISNYFKFNFFKEKEYLEIINRFEKFAISNGVKLADLNVSVLKTPDNPFFKSFNPVSFWILFKKTKIIFLLSEVKNTFFEKQLYEIHNKGEEIDSNCWYEETKKMYVSPFSEKKGFYKFKISSIPFSIKINQYNSLSKLEVLTELNGKFKEKKFFNKIYYYFFISFNSVFVMIRIHWQALRLWVKKLKVTPHEGNGYAE from the coding sequence GTGAAAAAATTTTTTTTTGATGGAGACGTATTTCACAGAAGAGTGAAAGGCAAAAATCATAAATTTTTATATCCTTACAAAAGCTTCTATCTTGAAGGTTTTTATAATTTTGACGAAAAGCGTTCTGTTATTCCAATATCAAATTATTTTAAATTTAATTTTTTTAAAGAAAAAGAATATTTGGAAATTATCAATAGGTTTGAAAAATTCGCAATTTCTAATGGCGTTAAGCTTGCTGATTTAAATGTAAGTGTTTTAAAAACACCCGATAATCCCTTTTTTAAATCTTTCAACCCAGTCTCCTTTTGGATTTTGTTCAAGAAGACAAAAATAATCTTCTTACTTTCTGAAGTGAAAAATACTTTTTTCGAAAAACAACTCTACGAGATACATAATAAAGGAGAAGAAATTGACTCCAATTGTTGGTACGAAGAAACCAAGAAAATGTACGTTTCGCCATTTTCTGAGAAAAAAGGTTTCTACAAATTCAAAATATCTTCGATTCCATTTTCAATAAAGATTAATCAGTATAATTCGTTAAGTAAATTAGAGGTTTTAACAGAATTAAATGGAAAATTTAAAGAAAAAAAATTTTTCAATAAAATTTATTATTACTTTTTCATATCTTTCAACAGCGTTTTTGTGATGATCAGAATTCATTGGCAAGCGCTAAGGTTATGGGTTAAAAAACTCAAAGTTACACCTCATGAGGGCAACGGATATGCTGAATAA
- a CDS encoding cyclopropane-fatty-acyl-phospholipid synthase family protein — MLNKVLNYWISKNLKEIEQGTFKLILPNTEEKILLRGKTNLSLEATLEIKSWKALWLIYSRGSLGFTEGYLENYWDTDDLMKLMDLISKNYNSFDRVNSGSGFWKLFTKFSHFRNENSLSGSKKNIHAHYDLGNDFYKSWLDETMTYSSGFFEGNSDNLKEAQNKKYKLILDTLNLPKNSSILEIGCGWGGFLEYASSVGYKIKGITISQEQFKFASNRIKGLTNNPEIELIDYRKLKGKFDAVVSIEMFEAVGSKYWKTYFDVVKQLLKSNGQALIQTITMKEDFYEGYHDWPDFIQTYIFPGGELSSDKVFKENAANSELIASDITNFAASYAKTLEIWYKNFQKEWDAIGEIGFDEKFKRTWDMYLSYCRGGFLNNQLEVSQYKLTHK, encoded by the coding sequence ATGCTGAATAAAGTACTGAATTATTGGATTTCTAAGAATTTAAAAGAAATAGAACAGGGAACTTTTAAATTGATTCTTCCGAATACAGAAGAAAAAATTCTGTTGCGTGGTAAAACTAATTTAAGTTTAGAGGCGACGCTTGAAATAAAAAGTTGGAAGGCCTTGTGGCTTATATACTCTCGAGGGAGTTTAGGGTTTACCGAAGGTTACCTTGAAAATTATTGGGATACTGACGACCTGATGAAGCTTATGGATCTTATAAGTAAGAATTATAATTCATTTGATCGGGTCAATAGCGGAAGCGGTTTCTGGAAATTATTCACAAAATTTTCTCATTTCAGAAATGAAAACTCCTTATCGGGTAGTAAAAAAAATATTCATGCTCACTATGACTTAGGCAATGATTTTTATAAATCTTGGCTGGATGAAACAATGACCTACTCCTCAGGTTTTTTTGAAGGAAATTCTGATAATCTAAAAGAAGCCCAAAATAAAAAATATAAACTGATTCTAGATACATTAAACCTTCCAAAAAATTCTTCTATTTTGGAAATTGGTTGTGGTTGGGGAGGCTTTTTAGAATACGCTTCAAGTGTTGGTTACAAAATAAAAGGAATTACGATTTCGCAAGAACAATTTAAGTTCGCATCCAATAGAATAAAAGGACTAACCAACAATCCAGAAATTGAATTAATAGATTATAGAAAGTTAAAAGGAAAGTTTGACGCGGTAGTTTCAATAGAAATGTTTGAGGCCGTTGGATCCAAATATTGGAAAACTTATTTTGATGTAGTTAAGCAGCTTCTGAAATCAAACGGTCAAGCGTTAATACAAACAATAACCATGAAAGAAGATTTTTATGAAGGTTATCATGATTGGCCTGACTTCATTCAAACTTATATTTTTCCTGGGGGAGAGCTCTCATCGGATAAAGTTTTCAAGGAGAATGCTGCAAATTCTGAGTTGATTGCTTCGGACATAACAAATTTTGCGGCTTCATATGCGAAGACTCTAGAAATTTGGTACAAAAATTTCCAAAAAGAATGGGATGCTATTGGAGAAATTGGATTTGACGAGAAATTTAAAAGAACATGGGATATGTATCTATCATATTGCAGAGGTGGATTTTTAAATAATCAATTAGAAGTGTCGCAATATAAATTAACTCATAAATGA
- a CDS encoding class I SAM-dependent methyltransferase gives MITLGIWLAERGMLPDFILRIAVKLLSKARVRMPNVFSEKLKVLNTLKEGPIAENTSSANEQHYEVPPIFFEKVLGENLKYSCCLYDENNKDLDSAEIFMLDKYLDRADIKSNQEILDLGCGWGSFTLHAAKKFPQSNFTSVSNSKDQIDFINARATALNLTNVKAIRQNINELNLDKKFDRIVSIEMFEHMRNYKKLMKQISDLLVEDGKLFVHIFCHKNSTYLYEAKSDSDWMSKFFFTGGIMPSQDIFNYFNEDLVLKNSWEINGKNYSKTSKDWLKNMDKNKNEIKKILNDHYDEKNIWFYRWRIFFLTCEEFFKINKGKEWFVTHYLLAKKNT, from the coding sequence ATGATAACTTTAGGAATTTGGCTTGCTGAAAGAGGAATGCTTCCTGATTTTATTCTAAGAATTGCTGTTAAGTTACTTAGTAAAGCCAGAGTAAGAATGCCTAATGTCTTTTCTGAAAAACTAAAAGTTTTAAATACACTTAAAGAAGGCCCAATAGCAGAAAATACATCTTCGGCAAATGAACAACATTATGAAGTGCCTCCAATTTTCTTTGAAAAAGTCCTAGGTGAGAATTTGAAATATTCTTGCTGCCTTTACGATGAGAACAATAAAGATCTAGATAGTGCAGAAATTTTTATGCTGGATAAATATCTCGACAGAGCTGATATTAAATCTAATCAAGAAATTTTAGATTTAGGTTGTGGCTGGGGAAGTTTTACCCTGCATGCAGCCAAGAAATTTCCTCAATCGAACTTTACCTCGGTAAGTAATTCAAAAGATCAAATTGATTTTATTAATGCAAGAGCAACTGCATTAAATTTAACTAACGTCAAAGCCATTAGACAAAATATTAATGAATTAAATTTAGATAAAAAATTTGACAGAATCGTTTCTATTGAAATGTTTGAGCATATGAGAAATTACAAGAAGTTAATGAAGCAAATTTCTGATCTCCTAGTAGAAGATGGAAAATTATTTGTTCATATTTTTTGTCATAAAAATTCTACTTATTTATATGAAGCGAAGAGTGATAGTGATTGGATGTCAAAATTTTTCTTTACCGGAGGAATAATGCCCTCACAAGATATTTTCAATTATTTTAATGAAGATTTAGTCCTAAAAAATTCCTGGGAAATAAACGGTAAAAACTATTCAAAAACATCTAAAGATTGGTTAAAGAATATGGATAAAAACAAAAATGAAATAAAAAAAATTCTTAACGATCACTATGATGAAAAAAATATATGGTTTTACAGATGGCGTATATTTTTTCTAACTTGTGAAGAGTTTTTTAAGATAAATAAAGGCAAAGAATGGTTTGTGACCCACTACCTTCTGGCAAAAAAAAATACTTAA
- a CDS encoding crotonase/enoyl-CoA hydratase family protein, whose amino-acid sequence MTDIAKLSKEGDISIIQLNDGKANAFSFDMLTTVQGFLSEIPKDSGAVVITGREGLFSGGFDLKTLASGDAEAAVKMTNLGFKTLLDLYSFPRPIVAAVSGHAVALGLFTVCCADIRVGIEGKFVLQANEVRNNMDIPVQILEIVKDRLDKKHYYKALYHSATYTPSEAVTAGLLDEVVPADKLMETALARANDLATLPHPHYEKTKQYSQKLVVERILEALNKHGNYLPQA is encoded by the coding sequence ATGACTGATATAGCTAAATTATCTAAGGAAGGGGACATCTCAATTATTCAATTAAACGATGGAAAGGCCAACGCCTTTTCTTTCGACATGCTAACCACTGTCCAAGGCTTTTTAAGCGAAATACCTAAAGATTCCGGTGCCGTCGTAATCACTGGCAGAGAAGGTTTATTTTCTGGCGGCTTTGATCTTAAAACTCTTGCATCTGGCGACGCTGAAGCTGCAGTGAAAATGACAAATTTAGGTTTCAAGACACTACTTGATTTGTATTCTTTTCCTCGTCCAATAGTTGCTGCAGTATCTGGTCATGCTGTTGCTTTAGGATTGTTTACTGTATGTTGCGCTGATATTAGAGTTGGTATCGAAGGAAAGTTTGTGCTGCAAGCCAATGAAGTTAGAAATAACATGGATATCCCAGTGCAAATTCTGGAAATCGTTAAAGATAGATTGGATAAAAAACATTACTATAAAGCACTTTATCATTCAGCTACCTACACTCCATCTGAAGCTGTTACTGCAGGTCTTCTAGACGAAGTAGTACCAGCAGATAAATTAATGGAGACAGCTTTAGCGAGAGCAAATGATTTAGCTACATTACCTCATCCTCACTATGAAAAAACAAAACAATATTCTCAAAAATTAGTCGTCGAGAGGATTTTAGAAGCTTTAAATAAGCATGGGAATTATCTCCCACAAGCTTAA
- a CDS encoding sterol desaturase family protein, with product MESIAFDSSIIINLAVPTFFLLIFIEILYGYFTGKNNYRFNDTFTSISLGLISRFIPLLGIGLQGAAFAYVAVYFNLALFSASNLWVWILAFFLYDFSYYWMHRLHHEVKILWATHVVHHHGEEFNLSTALRQTSTGFLWKWIFYLPMFLIGIPPEVFVTVAGINLVYQFWVHTEHVGKLGWLEYVFITPSNHRVHHAQNKDYIDANYGGVFILWDRMFGSYKPEKDEVKPIYGTTKPLRSWNPLKANFEVFTEIIRDFSRTKKWSDKFKVIFSPPKWRPNDVEQNYPIFRNDLANFEVYDPKNSIYLKIYGWIQLSFIILTSAFIASSIGSLGLLESYAYALILIASVIVTLKGFESYQLNYINETIKISLLISILFFSGLFNSNLMIFQVFVLHQSISLLSLLVLYAMQSFKLFSYEIDSDPTV from the coding sequence ATGGAAAGCATAGCTTTTGACTCATCGATAATCATAAATTTGGCGGTGCCAACATTTTTTTTGCTAATCTTTATTGAGATTCTCTATGGCTATTTCACTGGCAAAAATAATTACAGATTTAATGACACATTCACCAGTATATCGCTAGGGTTAATAAGTAGATTTATTCCTTTATTAGGCATTGGTCTTCAAGGGGCTGCGTTCGCTTATGTAGCAGTTTATTTTAACTTAGCATTATTCTCAGCTAGTAATCTTTGGGTGTGGATCTTAGCCTTCTTTTTATACGATTTTAGTTATTACTGGATGCACAGACTACATCATGAAGTAAAAATTCTTTGGGCTACGCATGTGGTGCATCATCATGGGGAAGAATTTAATCTTTCGACGGCGCTTAGACAAACCAGTACCGGTTTTCTTTGGAAGTGGATTTTCTACTTGCCAATGTTTCTAATTGGTATACCGCCAGAGGTTTTCGTCACAGTAGCGGGAATAAATTTAGTATATCAATTCTGGGTTCATACCGAACACGTTGGCAAATTAGGTTGGCTAGAGTATGTTTTCATTACCCCGTCGAATCATAGGGTTCACCACGCTCAAAATAAAGACTATATCGATGCAAATTATGGCGGTGTGTTCATTCTGTGGGACAGGATGTTTGGTTCTTATAAACCTGAAAAAGACGAAGTGAAACCGATCTATGGCACAACTAAACCGCTACGAAGTTGGAATCCTCTCAAAGCAAATTTTGAAGTTTTCACCGAGATTATTAGAGATTTCAGCCGCACAAAAAAATGGTCTGATAAATTTAAAGTAATTTTCTCCCCGCCGAAATGGCGCCCCAATGATGTAGAGCAAAATTACCCCATCTTCAGGAATGACTTAGCAAATTTTGAAGTCTACGATCCGAAAAACTCAATCTATTTGAAAATTTATGGCTGGATCCAGCTATCTTTCATTATTTTGACATCGGCATTTATTGCCTCGTCCATTGGCAGTCTTGGTCTACTGGAAAGTTATGCTTACGCTTTAATTCTGATTGCTTCAGTAATTGTGACTTTAAAAGGGTTTGAGAGTTATCAACTAAATTATATTAACGAAACTATCAAAATTTCTCTTTTGATCTCTATTTTATTTTTCTCAGGTTTATTCAATTCAAATCTAATGATCTTTCAAGTATTTGTACTTCACCAGTCAATCAGTCTTTTAAGTTTGTTGGTTTTGTATGCTATGCAGAGTTTTAAGCTTTTTTCATACGAAATCGATTCAGATCCAACAGTCTAG
- a CDS encoding fibronectin type III domain-containing protein — MHRFFYFLTFFFSIVLLSHPNSSIEKYPDEMAHAPTPLPDRVVLTWNDDPATTQAVTWRTDTSIEVGLAQLAIANANGRALKPDEFKAETSYFESDINEAHYHSVTFKNLQPNTLYAYRVGDGVNWTEYYHFKTASSSEDPFSFIYFGDAQNEVRTHWSRVFREAFRDAPRAAFTLHAGDLIDEHNMDSQWGEWHQGPDWVNGTIPVIATPGNHEYQKDSETKRIWTNKDGQPINIEIESLNNDNPEILIVDIEDFQNRTGTIKIKDSGEIIDADEGIELITGYKKEELINKPILGGKAPLYDRLQNPDGIQKVSNHWRPQFSFPIQNVPDERLRETLYYLDYQGVRFISLDSNIEMEIQVDWLRKVLEENDNRWTIITFHHPLYSPASDRDNLEMRQLWKPLLDEFKVDLVLSGHDHTYSRTGLIDAKKVENIPTGYQQAYDPEIGTVHVVSVSGPKMYEITKGLYAKKLGENTQLYQIIDINKDNLRFRAYKATGKLYDEFLLKKRKEQPNLLIETNP, encoded by the coding sequence TTGCATAGATTTTTTTATTTTTTAACATTCTTCTTTTCGATAGTTCTTCTATCTCATCCAAATTCTTCTATTGAGAAGTATCCTGACGAAATGGCACATGCACCAACACCTCTGCCAGATAGAGTAGTCTTAACTTGGAATGATGATCCTGCAACAACCCAAGCAGTAACATGGAGAACTGATACATCTATCGAAGTGGGGCTTGCACAGCTTGCTATAGCAAATGCAAATGGGAGGGCGCTTAAGCCAGATGAGTTTAAAGCAGAAACAAGTTACTTCGAGAGTGATATAAATGAGGCTCATTACCATAGTGTTACTTTTAAGAATCTTCAACCCAATACTCTATATGCTTATAGAGTTGGAGATGGAGTAAATTGGACAGAGTATTATCACTTTAAAACTGCAAGCTCTTCAGAAGATCCCTTCAGTTTTATTTATTTCGGTGACGCACAAAATGAAGTGAGAACTCATTGGTCCAGAGTTTTTAGGGAAGCTTTTCGTGATGCACCAAGAGCTGCATTTACATTACATGCTGGTGATTTAATTGATGAACACAATATGGACTCACAATGGGGTGAATGGCATCAGGGTCCTGATTGGGTTAATGGAACAATTCCTGTTATAGCAACCCCTGGCAATCATGAATATCAAAAAGATTCTGAAACTAAAAGAATATGGACAAACAAAGATGGTCAACCTATAAATATCGAAATTGAATCTTTAAACAATGATAATCCAGAGATCTTAATTGTTGATATCGAAGACTTTCAAAATAGAACAGGAACAATAAAGATTAAAGATTCTGGAGAAATAATAGATGCCGATGAGGGCATTGAATTAATTACAGGGTACAAAAAAGAAGAACTCATAAATAAACCAATTTTGGGTGGCAAAGCTCCACTATATGATCGTCTTCAAAATCCGGATGGAATTCAAAAGGTTAGCAATCATTGGAGACCACAATTCTCTTTTCCAATCCAGAATGTTCCCGATGAACGATTAAGAGAGACTTTGTACTATCTGGATTACCAAGGTGTTCGTTTTATATCGCTTGATTCAAATATTGAAATGGAGATTCAAGTAGATTGGCTTAGAAAAGTTCTAGAAGAGAATGATAATCGTTGGACAATAATTACATTTCACCATCCACTATATTCTCCTGCATCAGATCGAGATAATTTAGAAATGCGTCAACTATGGAAACCATTACTTGATGAATTTAAAGTTGATCTTGTTTTAAGCGGGCACGATCATACCTACTCTCGTACTGGTCTAATTGATGCAAAAAAAGTTGAAAATATTCCAACAGGTTATCAGCAGGCTTATGATCCAGAAATCGGCACTGTCCATGTTGTTTCGGTAAGCGGACCAAAAATGTATGAAATTACTAAAGGTTTATATGCAAAAAAGCTAGGAGAAAATACTCAGCTCTATCAAATTATAGATATTAACAAAGATAATCTAAGGTTCCGCGCATATAAGGCAACGGGAAAGCTATATGATGAATTTCTTCTTAAAAAACGTAAAGAACAACCAAATTTATTAATTGAAACTAATCCTTAA
- a CDS encoding homocysteine S-methyltransferase family protein: MIFLDGSLGHELLERSKKKFKGTWSAQFLLKESNLISEVYDEYIDAGSEVITTNTYSTIPSYLSKDGLEDEMVNLIRKAGEIAKNTALKYEGKIKVAGSIPPLDESYRPDLVHDLKQSLEVYEVLIKELDPYVDFYLCETISSIQETKNVLESLKRFNSGKPVWLSWSLEDFNSNKLRSGEGIEAAFLEAEQYNPDAYLFNCTDPDSISKGLNELQKLTDKKIGAYPNVFSVPLGWTLDNEIKNQVRDLSKDAFVEYCMEWKKIGASIFGGCCGIGPDFIKPMTEKLRNISY; this comes from the coding sequence ATGATTTTTCTTGACGGCAGTCTTGGCCATGAGCTTTTAGAGAGATCCAAGAAGAAATTTAAAGGCACTTGGTCAGCGCAATTTCTTTTAAAAGAAAGTAATTTAATTTCTGAAGTTTATGACGAGTACATTGATGCTGGTTCTGAAGTTATCACAACTAATACTTATTCAACTATTCCAAGCTATCTTTCCAAAGATGGACTCGAAGATGAAATGGTCAATCTCATTAGGAAAGCTGGAGAAATTGCAAAAAATACTGCACTAAAATATGAAGGAAAAATTAAAGTAGCCGGTTCTATTCCTCCATTAGATGAAAGTTATCGACCCGATTTAGTTCATGATCTTAAGCAATCACTTGAGGTGTATGAAGTTTTAATTAAAGAATTAGATCCGTATGTGGATTTTTATTTGTGCGAAACAATTTCCTCAATTCAAGAAACGAAAAATGTTCTGGAGTCCTTAAAGCGATTTAACTCTGGTAAACCAGTTTGGCTTTCGTGGTCCCTAGAAGATTTTAACTCTAATAAGCTAAGAAGCGGCGAGGGGATAGAAGCTGCCTTTTTAGAAGCGGAGCAATACAATCCTGATGCATATTTATTTAATTGCACCGATCCGGATTCAATTTCAAAAGGATTGAATGAACTTCAAAAACTTACAGATAAAAAGATAGGAGCTTATCCAAATGTTTTTTCTGTGCCTTTAGGATGGACTTTAGACAATGAAATTAAAAATCAAGTAAGAGACTTGAGTAAAGATGCTTTCGTTGAATACTGCATGGAGTGGAAGAAAATTGGGGCCTCAATTTTTGGAGGCTGTTGCGGTATTGGTCCAGACTTCATCAAGCCAATGACAGAAAAGTTAAGAAATATTTCTTATTAA
- the ilvC gene encoding ketol-acid reductoisomerase, protein MEVYYDKDANLEVLQKKVIAVIGYGSQGHAHANNLKDSGFEVIIGLREGSSSALKAEEAGFEVLSNADAAQKADLVMFLIPDEFQGKTYIEEIEPNLKQGATIAFAHGFNIHYKQINPRSDLDVVMIAPKGPGHTVRGQYKSGAGVPCLIAIQQDASGTALENSIAYASAIGGGRAGIIKTTFKDETETDLFGEQAVLCGGLTSLIKAGYETLTEAGYPPELAYFECVHEVKLIVDLIYEGGLANMRYSISNTAEYGDYTSGPKVITDTAKEAMKKILERVQSGDFADEFVSDARQSNSQAGGPVMEKYRKESQEHPIEEVGEQLRGMMPWISENKLVDKSKN, encoded by the coding sequence ATGGAAGTTTATTACGATAAAGATGCAAATCTTGAAGTTTTACAAAAAAAAGTAATCGCAGTCATTGGCTATGGCTCACAAGGTCATGCTCATGCTAACAATTTGAAAGACTCGGGCTTTGAAGTCATCATTGGATTGCGAGAAGGCTCGTCTTCAGCTCTCAAAGCAGAAGAAGCGGGGTTTGAAGTTTTAAGCAATGCTGATGCTGCTCAAAAAGCTGACTTAGTGATGTTTTTAATTCCTGATGAATTCCAAGGTAAAACTTATATAGAAGAAATAGAGCCCAATTTGAAGCAAGGCGCAACTATAGCTTTTGCGCATGGATTCAATATACATTACAAACAAATCAACCCTAGATCAGATTTAGATGTAGTTATGATCGCTCCCAAAGGTCCAGGTCATACCGTAAGAGGTCAGTACAAAAGTGGCGCGGGCGTGCCATGTTTAATTGCCATCCAACAAGATGCTTCGGGTACCGCCTTGGAAAACTCAATTGCATACGCAAGTGCAATTGGCGGCGGTAGAGCGGGGATCATCAAAACTACGTTTAAAGACGAAACTGAAACCGATTTATTTGGTGAACAAGCTGTCTTGTGCGGCGGCTTAACTTCTTTAATTAAAGCGGGATATGAGACACTAACTGAAGCTGGGTACCCTCCAGAGTTAGCTTATTTTGAGTGTGTGCACGAGGTAAAACTTATCGTAGATCTAATTTATGAGGGTGGGCTAGCAAATATGCGTTATAGCATTTCCAACACTGCTGAATATGGAGATTATACCTCCGGTCCTAAAGTCATTACCGATACTGCTAAAGAAGCTATGAAAAAAATTCTAGAAAGAGTTCAATCTGGTGATTTTGCTGATGAATTTGTATCAGATGCAAGACAGAGTAACAGCCAAGCTGGCGGACCAGTAATGGAAAAGTATCGAAAGGAATCTCAAGAACATCCAATTGAAGAAGTCGGAGAGCAGTTGCGTGGGATGATGCCATGGATTTCAGAGAATAAATTGGTAGATAAATCTAAAAACTAA